One window from the genome of Nicotiana tomentosiformis chromosome 5, ASM39032v3, whole genome shotgun sequence encodes:
- the LOC138892254 gene encoding uncharacterized protein, with protein sequence MNVLGDYEAASGQKINKEKSFFYMHEKAPADEVNIVYLITKFQRQSFPFTYLGCPIFYSRKKKDFYKSIIFKVQERLSSWKGKLLSIGGRAVLIAHMLESMPIHLLSVVNPPNVLRALYHASGPDHWCDESIKYVDDVMENGAWNEELLRELLLEELADHILDSITPPSDYSMNDRPWWKLKTKGQFIVKSAWQYIRKKRYKSKLYMFFWVKGVPFKKSFFMWRMWKAKLPQDVGVAGTLKKRHCLMSF encoded by the exons ATGAATGTATTGGGGGATTATGAGGCAGCTTCAGGGCAAAAAATCAACAAGGAAAAGTCTTTCTTTTATATGCATGAAAAGGCACCTGCAGATGAAGTGAATATTGTCTATTTGATCACTAAGTTCCAAAGGCAGTCTTTCCCATTCACTTACTTGGGATGTCCAATATTCTATAGTAGAAAGAAGAAGGATTTCTATAAGAGCATTATTTTCAAAGTTCAGGAGAGGTTATCATCATGGAAGGGTAAGCTACTCTCAATTGGTGGAAGGGCAGTGTTGATTGCACATATGTTAGAAAGCATGCCAATTCATCTCCTTTCAGTAGTGAATCCTCCA aATGTACTTAGAGCCCTTTATCATGCTTCAGGTCCAGACCATTGGTGTGATGAATCCATAAAATATGTTGATGATGTGATGGAGAATGGGGCATGGAATGAAGAGCTTTTGAGGGAGTTACTACTAGAGGAGTTAGCTGACCACATTTTGGATTCCATCACACCACCTTCAGATTACTCAATGAATGATAGGCCTTGGTGGAAGCTGAAAACAAAAGGGCAATTTATAGTGAAGTCAGCATGGCAATACATAAGAAAAAAAAGATATAAAAGCAAGCTATACATGTTCTTTTGGGTAAAGGGTGTGCCTTTCAAGAAAAGCTTTTTCATGTGGAGGATGTGGAAGGCAAAACTACCTCAAGATGTTGGTGTTGCAGGAACCCTAAAGAAGAGACATTGCCTCATGTCTTTTTGA
- the LOC104089217 gene encoding uncharacterized protein, with product MEKYRRKLGIHVTYANVNGKIWAFVDEEIDVDIVMDMEQQMTLKLFHRNLNKELYLVGGDFNVILSEEEKYEGLRVYLSKVEEFAHCVDTCALHDLRFKGIMYTWWNGMSDIDWIFNRLDRFLANQQFLDLFPALEVVHLIKYGSDHAPLLLSCNIDIVQIKKPFKFLNFRTKHESFMNPVKEYWEADTIGNPFIIFQSKLKKVKSALVAWSKETFRDIFKQIAALEDVIKVHEIMFELNPTVQNRAKLHKVEADYIRYYHLEEEFWRQKASMQWFKDGDRNTKFFHAYVRGKRKRLQLSRILDKNDNWLETQEDMAREAVEFFQDQFTEERIPTNLDIIQHVSTLVSNVQNAKLW from the exons ATGGAGAAGTATAGAAGAAAACTAGGGATCCATGTTACCTATGCTAATGTAAATGGCAAGATATGGGCTTTTGTTGATGAAGAAATTGATGTTGACATTGTGATGGACATGGAACAACAAATGACATTGAAGCTATTTCATAGGAATTTGAATAAGGAATTATAT CTTGTTGGAGGGGATTTTAATGTGATTTTATCCGAGGAAGAGAAATATGAGGGCCTTCGAGTTTATTTGAGTAAAGTAGAAGAGTTTGCACATTGTGTGGACACATGTGCATTGCATGATCTCCGCTTCAAAGGGATCATGTATACTTGGTGGAATGGAATGTCTGATATTGATTGGATATTTAATAGGCTTGATAGATTCTTGGCAAATCAGCAGTTCCTTGATTTGTTCCCAGCGTTAGAAGTTGTGCACCTTATCAAGTATGGTTCAGACCATGCTCCTCTCTTATTGTCATGTAATATTGATATTGTCCAAATAAAGAAACCCTTCAagtttctcaattttcggaccaaacatGAGTCTTTTATGAATCCGGTGAAGGAATATTGGGAAGCTGACACTATAGGGAATCCATTCATCATATTCCAAAGCAAATTGAAGAAGGTGAAGTCAGCACTAGTAGCCTGGAGCAAGGAGACTTTTAGGGATATATTCAAACAAATTGCAGCATTGGAGGATGTTATTAAGGTACACGAGATTATGTTTGAACTAAATCCAACAGTTCAAAATAGGGCTAAGCTGCACAAAGTAGAAGCTGATTATATAAGATATTATCATCTAGAAGAAGAATTTTGGAGGCAAAAGGCTAGTATGCAATGGTTTAAAGATGGTGATAGGAATACTAAGTTTTTTCATGCTTATGTGAGAGGCAAGAGGAAAAGGCTACAACTATCCAGAATTCTGGACAAAAATGATAATTGGCTGGAAACACAAGAAGACATGGCAAGGGAGGCAGTTGAGTTTTTCCAGGATCAATTCACAGAGGAGAGAATACCTACCAACTTAGACATTATTCAGCATGTCTCTACGTTGGTGTCTAATGTTCAAAACGCAAAATTGTGGTAA